One window from the genome of Pseudomonas frederiksbergensis encodes:
- a CDS encoding GNAT family N-acetyltransferase: MRIIQATLEHLDLLTPLFVKYREFYGSLPFPDSSRAFLEKRLRRKESVIYLALPDDDDSKLLGFCQLYPSFSSLSLKRVWILNDIYVAEDARRQLVADNLIRTAKKMAKETNAVRMRVSTSSNNEVAQKTYESIGFKEDTEFKNYVLPISEGL, from the coding sequence ATGCGGATTATCCAAGCGACGCTGGAACACCTGGACCTGCTGACCCCGTTGTTCGTCAAATACCGGGAATTCTATGGCTCGCTGCCGTTTCCGGATTCGTCCCGGGCCTTCCTGGAAAAACGCCTGCGCCGCAAGGAATCGGTGATCTACCTGGCCCTGCCCGATGACGACGACAGCAAATTGCTCGGCTTCTGCCAGCTCTACCCAAGCTTCTCGTCCCTGTCGCTCAAGCGCGTGTGGATCCTCAACGACATCTACGTCGCCGAAGACGCCCGCCGCCAACTCGTCGCCGACAACCTGATCCGCACCGCAAAAAAAATGGCCAAGGAAACCAACGCCGTGCGCATGCGCGTCTCCACCAGCAGCAACAACGAAGTGGCGCAGAAAACCTACGAGTCGATTGGGTTCAAGGAAGACACCGAGTTCAAGAACTACGTGTTGCCGATCAGCGAAGGGCTTTGA
- a CDS encoding DedA family protein produces MDFNPLDLILHLDVYLDMLVTNYGTWIYAILFLVIFCETGLVVMPFLPGDSLLFIAGAVAAGGAMDPVLLGGLLMLAAILGDSTNYLIGRTAGEKLFSNPNSKIFRRDYLQQTHDFYDKHGGKTVTLARFLPIIRTFAPFVAGVGKMPYPRFFGFSVLGTILWVGGLVTLGYFFGNVPFIKQNLSLLVIGIILLSLLPMIIGVVRSKLSQRASKAQPR; encoded by the coding sequence ATGGATTTCAACCCCCTCGACCTCATTCTGCATCTCGACGTCTACCTCGACATGCTGGTGACCAACTACGGCACGTGGATCTACGCCATCCTGTTCCTGGTGATCTTCTGTGAAACCGGCCTGGTGGTCATGCCGTTCCTGCCGGGCGACTCGCTGCTGTTCATCGCCGGCGCCGTCGCCGCCGGTGGCGCCATGGACCCCGTACTGCTGGGCGGCCTGTTGATGCTCGCGGCGATCCTCGGCGACAGCACCAACTACCTCATCGGCCGCACCGCTGGCGAAAAACTGTTCAGCAACCCCAACTCGAAAATCTTCCGCCGCGACTACCTGCAACAAACCCACGACTTCTACGACAAGCACGGCGGCAAAACCGTGACCCTGGCGCGCTTCCTGCCGATCATCCGCACCTTCGCGCCCTTCGTCGCCGGCGTCGGCAAAATGCCTTACCCGCGCTTCTTCGGCTTCAGCGTACTCGGCACCATCCTGTGGGTCGGCGGCCTGGTGACCCTCGGCTACTTCTTCGGTAACGTGCCGTTCATCAAGCAGAACCTGTCGCTGTTGGTCATCGGTATCATTCTGCTGTCGCTGCTGCCGATGATCATTGGCGTGGTGCGCAGCAAACTGAGCCAGCGCGCCTCGAAAGCCCAACCGCGCTGA
- a CDS encoding zinc-dependent peptidase codes for MWSLSNWRRRRTLAKHPVADDTWQRVRQQLSFLDGISAAEDQWLREACVLFLHDKHLTALPGVELHQEQRLLLAAQAQLPLMHLGDLNWYQGFHEIVLYPDDFLSPQRYRDASGIEHEWDGEHSGEAWPQGPIILAWDGVMASGGWDGYNLVIHELAHKLDMLNGDANGLPPLHADMRVSDWADAMQQAFDDLDRQLDHNPDAETAIDPYAAENPAEFFAVTSEYFFSAPDLLHQAYPRVYEQLKAFYRQDPLARLRQLQAEDPVYQASY; via the coding sequence ATGTGGTCCCTGAGCAACTGGCGCCGTCGACGCACCCTCGCCAAACACCCCGTGGCCGATGACACCTGGCAGCGGGTGCGCCAGCAATTGAGCTTCCTCGATGGCATTAGCGCCGCCGAAGACCAATGGCTGCGGGAAGCCTGCGTGCTGTTCCTGCACGATAAACACCTCACCGCCCTGCCCGGCGTCGAACTGCACCAGGAACAACGCCTGCTGCTCGCCGCCCAGGCCCAATTGCCGCTGATGCACCTCGGCGACCTGAATTGGTACCAGGGCTTCCACGAAATCGTCCTCTACCCCGACGACTTCCTCAGCCCCCAGCGCTACCGCGACGCCAGCGGCATCGAACACGAATGGGACGGCGAACACAGCGGCGAAGCCTGGCCCCAAGGCCCGATCATCCTGGCCTGGGACGGCGTCATGGCCAGCGGCGGCTGGGACGGCTACAACCTGGTGATCCACGAACTGGCGCACAAACTCGACATGCTCAACGGCGACGCCAACGGCCTGCCACCGCTGCACGCCGACATGCGCGTCAGCGACTGGGCCGACGCCATGCAACAGGCCTTCGACGACCTCGATCGCCAACTCGACCACAACCCCGACGCAGAAACCGCCATCGACCCCTACGCCGCGGAAAACCCGGCGGAGTTTTTCGCCGTCACCAGCGAATACTTCTTCAGCGCCCCAGACCTGCTGCACCAGGCCTATCCACGAGTGTATGAACAGCTCAAGGCGTTCTACCGCCAGGATCCATTGGCCCGGCTGCGGCAACTTCAGGCCGAAGATCCGGTCTATCAGGCGTCATACTAA
- the ppa gene encoding inorganic diphosphatase: protein MSYSKIPAGKDLPNDIYVAIEIPANHAPIKYEIDKDSDCLFVDRFMATPMFYPANYGYIPNTLADDGDPLDVLVVTPYPVAPGSVIRARPVGILNMTDDGGGDAKVIAVPHDKLSQLYVDVKEYTDLPPLLIQQIEHFFANYKDLEKGKWVKIEGWAGADAAREAITKSVAAYKG, encoded by the coding sequence ATGAGCTACAGCAAGATTCCGGCTGGCAAAGACCTGCCGAACGACATCTACGTCGCGATCGAAATCCCGGCCAACCACGCCCCGATCAAATACGAAATCGACAAAGACAGCGATTGCCTGTTCGTTGACCGTTTCATGGCCACCCCAATGTTCTACCCGGCCAACTACGGTTACATCCCCAACACCCTGGCCGACGACGGCGACCCCCTCGACGTGCTGGTCGTAACCCCATACCCAGTGGCCCCAGGCTCGGTCATCCGCGCCCGTCCAGTCGGCATCCTGAACATGACCGACGACGGCGGCGGCGATGCCAAAGTCATCGCAGTGCCACACGACAAACTGTCGCAACTGTACGTCGACGTGAAGGAATACACCGACCTGCCACCGCTGCTGATCCAGCAGATCGAGCACTTCTTCGCGAACTACAAAGACCTCGAAAAAGGCAAATGGGTCAAGATCGAAGGCTGGGCCGGCGCAGACGCCGCCCGCGAAGCCATCACCAAGTCGGTTGCCGCCTACAAAGGCTGA
- a CDS encoding helix-turn-helix transcriptional regulator, which yields MKIHSSGDRFRALLKEANIRSADFAKLYGVKSQHVNNWFNRGIPPARIYSIAGLLTVSPQWLATGEGPQTPLGLGPGTTYEAAENDGVYSVAEPMDIELPFYKEVPIAPGETKTHITEIPDQSIRLPRSHLESLEIDPSDAICTTMVGDSMADRIEDGSTLAIDRGLTQIVDGQIYALEHDGMLRIKYLHRIPGNRLRLRSHNSAAYPDEVFSAEQIDAQHIHVIGWVFWWSTLNKQRPPVFD from the coding sequence ATGAAAATACATTCCAGTGGCGACCGCTTCAGAGCCCTTCTCAAAGAAGCCAATATCCGATCCGCCGACTTCGCGAAGTTATACGGCGTTAAGTCGCAGCACGTGAACAACTGGTTCAACCGTGGCATCCCGCCTGCGCGCATCTACAGCATCGCCGGCCTGCTCACCGTCAGCCCGCAATGGCTCGCCACCGGCGAAGGCCCACAGACCCCACTGGGCCTCGGCCCCGGCACCACCTATGAAGCCGCCGAAAACGACGGCGTCTACAGCGTGGCGGAACCCATGGACATCGAACTGCCTTTCTACAAGGAAGTCCCCATCGCCCCCGGCGAAACCAAAACCCACATCACCGAAATCCCCGACCAATCCATCCGCCTACCCCGCAGCCACCTCGAATCCCTCGAAATCGACCCCAGCGACGCCATCTGCACCACCATGGTCGGCGACAGCATGGCCGACCGCATCGAAGACGGCTCCACTCTCGCCATCGACCGCGGCCTGACCCAGATCGTCGACGGCCAAATCTACGCCCTCGAACACGACGGCATGCTTCGGATCAAATACCTGCACCGCATCCCCGGCAACCGACTGCGGCTGCGCAGCCACAACAGTGCTGCTTATCCGGATGAAGTCTTCAGCGCAGAGCAGATCGACGCACAACACATCCACGTGATCGGCTGGGTGTTCTGGTGGTCAACCCTCAACAAACAGAGACCGCCGGTGTTCGACTAA
- the hsdR gene encoding type I restriction-modification system endonuclease, with translation MAASSNFAFLKEHDPVFLKLASTAEQVFASDPNTTLIKLRQLGEALAQDLASRAGIEFDTHTSQSDLLYKLSREIQLDQNIRSLFHTLRVEGNRATHGFHTQHREAMDGLRVGRALAIWYHQSFGKNTQSFKPGPFVTPSDPSAPLRDLQNQIEQLRAQLNDSSQQLENNQQLAELLKREAEEYAVLAEQMDAESRGNKQLIKEHEAALQKMRSEHEQSLKALQQQLAAQPQASKQVAKKTQQASSSFDLSEDLTRILIDQQLIDAGWEADSLDLTYSKGARPEKGKNKAIAEWPTSGPKACADYVLFTGLMPIAIVEAKRKRINIADRIPQAERYAREFNLSSEHIQPWLQAGQAQPWSDGDGSHFRVPFAFACNGRPFIKQLAEQSGTWFRDLRSPANTRRPLQDFHKPNDLLDLLKRSQAEAEAKLKAEGFAYLKLRDYQEKAIQAVEQALADNQRDCLLAMATGTGKTRTIIGLMYRFLKTERFKRILFLVDRSALGQQAIDSFNDTTLEQNHTLGQIYDIKELGDMAAEAETRIQVATVQAMVSRIFRSDAPPSVGEFDCIIVDEAHRGYTLDQEMTEGELTVRDHSQYLSQYRRVLDHFDACRIGLTATPAKHTSEIFGKPVYTYSYREAVADDWLIDHEPPIRYETQLSKHGIRFEKGESVSVINTLTGEVDAAELDDELTFNIESFNRTVITPAFDKVICDALANELDPFGEEKTMIFCVNQAHAERVKNLLDEAFKTAYGEQYNEATVRIITGQSDKVEQLIRRYKNEPHPSIAITVDLLTTGIDVPKICNLVFMRRVRSRILYEQMKGRATRRCDEIGKTVFRIYDPVDLYASLEAVDTMKPLVKNPNISLEQLVSELTSSASHDAPGSQEDSSHAHDVLDQLSQRIMRILRKAQHKAENKPGLKRKLDELQDIWGVEPAKLHKHLHELGPQQAANFVRQHSQLIDQLAAVSALLGSEKYPVISPHADKLMVREQNYGQYQKPADYLESFHEFIHKQLNQSAALGVVVNRPKDLTRGQLREVRLLLDQNGFSEASLKSAWRNQTNQEIAASIIGYIRQAAIGEALLPFDQRVANAMQGIYALQPWTPVQRRWLDRLAKQLVHEVVIDPQQVNDAFRGDGGLKGLDRNLGGKLDLVLDALNDNLWSAAG, from the coding sequence ATGGCAGCCAGCAGTAATTTCGCCTTTCTCAAGGAACACGATCCCGTTTTCCTAAAGCTTGCGAGCACAGCCGAACAGGTATTCGCCAGCGATCCCAACACAACGTTGATCAAACTACGTCAACTCGGCGAAGCTTTGGCCCAGGACTTGGCCAGTCGCGCCGGTATCGAATTTGATACCCACACCTCTCAGTCCGATCTGCTGTACAAGCTCAGCCGCGAAATCCAGCTGGATCAAAACATCCGCAGCTTGTTTCATACCCTGCGTGTTGAAGGAAACAGAGCCACTCATGGGTTCCACACTCAGCATCGTGAAGCCATGGATGGGCTTAGAGTCGGTCGCGCCTTAGCTATCTGGTATCACCAGTCGTTTGGCAAGAACACCCAGTCCTTTAAACCCGGCCCTTTCGTTACCCCCAGCGACCCCAGCGCCCCACTACGCGACCTGCAAAATCAAATCGAACAGCTCCGAGCGCAACTCAACGATTCCAGCCAACAGTTGGAAAACAATCAGCAACTTGCCGAACTGCTCAAGCGCGAAGCCGAAGAGTACGCTGTGCTTGCCGAGCAAATGGATGCTGAGTCGCGCGGCAACAAGCAACTGATCAAAGAGCACGAAGCGGCCCTACAAAAGATGCGCTCAGAGCATGAGCAAAGCCTTAAAGCGCTGCAGCAGCAACTGGCCGCACAGCCGCAGGCCAGTAAACAGGTTGCCAAGAAAACCCAGCAAGCCAGCAGCAGTTTTGACCTCTCGGAAGACCTCACCCGTATTCTGATCGACCAGCAATTAATCGATGCCGGATGGGAGGCAGATTCCCTCGACCTCACTTACAGCAAAGGTGCGCGTCCCGAGAAAGGTAAAAACAAAGCCATCGCCGAATGGCCTACCAGCGGCCCCAAAGCCTGCGCCGACTATGTGCTGTTCACTGGCCTAATGCCTATCGCCATCGTCGAAGCCAAGCGTAAACGCATCAATATTGCCGACCGAATTCCCCAGGCTGAGCGTTATGCCCGCGAGTTCAACCTATCCAGTGAGCATATACAGCCTTGGTTGCAAGCTGGCCAAGCACAGCCTTGGAGCGATGGTGACGGTAGCCATTTCCGCGTGCCCTTTGCTTTCGCCTGTAACGGTCGTCCCTTTATTAAGCAGCTTGCAGAGCAGTCCGGCACTTGGTTCCGTGATCTGCGCAGCCCTGCCAATACCCGCCGGCCGCTGCAAGATTTTCACAAGCCAAACGACTTACTAGATCTGCTCAAACGCAGCCAGGCGGAAGCCGAGGCCAAGCTCAAAGCTGAGGGTTTTGCTTACCTCAAATTGCGCGATTACCAAGAGAAGGCCATCCAGGCCGTGGAACAGGCGCTGGCTGACAATCAGCGCGATTGCCTATTAGCCATGGCCACCGGCACGGGTAAAACCCGCACCATCATTGGTCTGATGTATCGCTTCCTCAAGACCGAACGCTTCAAACGCATCCTTTTTCTGGTCGACCGCAGTGCCCTTGGCCAGCAAGCCATTGATTCGTTCAACGACACCACGCTGGAGCAGAATCACACCCTGGGGCAGATTTACGACATTAAAGAGCTCGGCGACATGGCCGCAGAAGCGGAGACCCGCATCCAAGTAGCCACCGTACAAGCCATGGTCAGTCGGATTTTCCGCTCGGATGCCCCACCGTCCGTAGGGGAGTTCGATTGCATCATTGTCGACGAAGCCCACCGGGGTTATACGCTCGATCAGGAAATGACTGAAGGTGAGCTGACCGTACGCGATCACAGCCAATACCTCTCCCAATACCGTCGCGTGCTGGATCACTTCGATGCCTGCCGTATCGGTCTAACGGCCACGCCAGCCAAGCACACCAGCGAAATTTTCGGCAAACCGGTTTACACCTACAGCTACCGGGAAGCTGTTGCTGACGACTGGCTCATCGATCATGAACCGCCGATCCGCTATGAAACCCAACTCAGTAAGCACGGCATCCGCTTTGAGAAGGGCGAATCGGTCAGCGTGATTAATACCCTGACCGGTGAGGTCGATGCAGCGGAGCTGGACGATGAATTGACTTTTAACATCGAGTCGTTCAACCGTACGGTCATAACACCGGCCTTTGATAAGGTCATCTGCGACGCACTGGCCAACGAACTGGACCCGTTCGGCGAAGAAAAGACCATGATTTTCTGCGTCAACCAAGCCCATGCGGAACGAGTAAAAAACCTGCTTGATGAGGCCTTCAAGACAGCCTATGGCGAGCAGTACAACGAAGCGACCGTGCGGATCATTACCGGCCAGAGCGACAAGGTGGAGCAACTGATTCGCCGCTACAAGAACGAACCGCACCCCAGCATAGCCATTACCGTTGATCTGTTAACCACCGGCATCGACGTGCCGAAAATCTGCAATCTGGTGTTCATGCGCCGCGTCCGCTCACGCATTCTTTATGAGCAGATGAAAGGCCGTGCTACCCGTCGTTGCGACGAAATCGGCAAGACCGTGTTCCGCATCTACGACCCGGTCGACCTCTACGCCAGCCTCGAAGCGGTCGACACCATGAAGCCGCTGGTGAAGAACCCAAACATCTCGCTGGAGCAACTGGTCAGCGAACTCACCAGCAGTGCAAGCCACGACGCACCCGGTAGCCAAGAAGACAGCAGCCATGCCCATGACGTGCTCGATCAACTCAGCCAGCGCATCATGCGTATCTTGCGCAAAGCCCAACACAAGGCCGAGAACAAACCAGGTCTTAAACGGAAACTTGATGAGCTGCAGGATATCTGGGGCGTTGAACCAGCCAAGCTGCATAAGCACCTGCATGAGCTCGGTCCGCAGCAAGCCGCTAACTTTGTACGCCAACATAGCCAACTGATCGACCAACTGGCCGCCGTGAGCGCCCTGTTGGGTTCAGAAAAATACCCGGTCATATCCCCTCATGCCGACAAGCTGATGGTGCGCGAGCAAAACTATGGGCAATACCAAAAACCCGCGGACTATCTGGAAAGCTTCCATGAGTTCATCCACAAACAACTCAACCAGTCCGCTGCTCTTGGCGTCGTGGTTAACCGTCCCAAAGACCTAACGCGCGGACAACTGCGAGAGGTACGGCTGCTACTCGATCAGAACGGTTTCAGCGAAGCCAGCCTGAAAAGCGCTTGGCGTAATCAGACCAATCAGGAAATCGCTGCCAGCATCATCGGTTATATCCGCCAGGCGGCCATTGGCGAAGCATTACTGCCATTCGATCAACGCGTCGCCAATGCCATGCAGGGGATTTACGCCTTGCAGCCTTGGACACCCGTTCAACGCCGCTGGCTGGATCGTCTGGCCAAGCAACTGGTGCACGAAGTGGTGATTGACCCGCAGCAGGTCAATGATGCCTTTAGGGGCGATGGCGGGCTCAAGGGGCTGGACCGTAACCTAGGCGGGAAACTGGACTTGGTACTGGACGCGCTGAACGATAATCTTTGGTCGGCTGCTGGATGA
- a CDS encoding Abi family protein: MKLFSKPAIDIPAQLALLKQRGLTILDEGKAHCFFEAVSFFRLTPYMRPFQISEDAEHGFRPGTRLQALTRLYDFDRRLRLLVIDAIERIEVAARAAISNHMGPHYGAHWYLESRFFQRDYRHQALLDSIHSKQDKARQDHLRECRRIDASQATEARKAQLKSLRTKESYARHYALTYHTPDLMPAWAAMEEITLGELSHLFKGLARDADKKAIARRLALPGPLLQSWLHTLTTIRNICAHHARLWNRELGIRPELPKTVNFPWPQHLQRPGQHARMFTVLCILNLLMRQVSPHTSWDRRLHELLNDFADINLAAMGFPPDWQNDPFWQVPG; encoded by the coding sequence ATGAAGCTTTTCAGTAAGCCAGCCATCGATATTCCTGCGCAATTGGCCCTGCTAAAACAACGCGGGCTCACTATCTTGGACGAAGGCAAGGCGCACTGCTTTTTCGAAGCCGTTAGCTTCTTTCGTCTCACGCCTTATATGCGTCCTTTCCAAATTTCTGAAGATGCCGAGCACGGTTTCAGACCCGGTACGCGGTTGCAGGCCCTCACTCGCCTATACGACTTTGACCGACGCTTGCGGCTGCTAGTCATTGATGCCATTGAACGTATTGAGGTCGCGGCCCGAGCCGCCATCAGCAACCATATGGGGCCACATTATGGCGCTCACTGGTATCTGGAGAGTCGCTTCTTTCAGCGCGATTATCGTCATCAGGCGCTGCTCGATAGCATTCACAGCAAGCAGGACAAGGCACGCCAGGACCATCTGCGTGAATGCCGACGTATCGACGCGTCTCAAGCGACCGAAGCCCGCAAAGCGCAGCTCAAAAGTCTGCGTACCAAGGAAAGCTATGCACGCCATTACGCATTGACTTACCACACACCCGACCTAATGCCTGCTTGGGCAGCAATGGAAGAAATCACCCTTGGCGAGCTTTCGCACTTGTTCAAGGGATTGGCACGCGATGCCGACAAAAAGGCCATCGCCCGACGCCTAGCTTTGCCCGGCCCATTGCTGCAATCCTGGCTACATACCCTCACGACCATCCGCAATATTTGTGCGCATCACGCACGGCTGTGGAACCGGGAACTGGGTATCCGCCCTGAACTGCCCAAAACCGTTAATTTCCCTTGGCCTCAACACCTACAACGCCCAGGCCAACATGCCCGTATGTTTACGGTGCTATGCATCCTCAATTTGCTGATGCGCCAAGTCAGCCCGCATACCAGTTGGGATAGACGTTTGCATGAGTTGTTAAACGATTTCGCCGATATCAACCTGGCAGCCATGGGCTTCCCGCCGGACTGGCAGAATGACCCGTTCTGGCAAGTGCCCGGCTGA
- a CDS encoding class I SAM-dependent DNA methyltransferase, which translates to MTNSDIVQKLWNLCDVLRDDGINYSDYVTELVLLLFIKMEFEQVQNNDKFTHKLPDGARWPDLASKSGLNLLDHYRQMLLDLGKNSDPLIAAIYADAQTRLKEPRHLEQLIKSLDGIDWFSARRDGLGDLYEGLLEKNASETKSGAGQYFTPRPLIDSIIRCIKPQPGETIQDPAAGTAGFLIAADAYIKGNTDDHYELNDKDRSFQRNRAFIGIELVPGTRRLALMNTLLHGMEGDEEGVVHLGNALGQTGANLPKVDVILSNPPFGTAKGGGGPTRDDLTYKTSNKQLAFLQHIYRGLKPGGRAAVVLPDNVLFEAGVGTDVRRDLMDKCNLHTILRLPTGIFYAQGVKTNVLFFQKGTSDNPRQDQGCTQRTWIYDLRSNMPSFGKRTPFGTQYLKPFEGAYGEDANGNSPRAENVEGVGESSRFRVFTRDYIRNERGDSLDISWLKDADSVDAADLPAPEILAGEAMAELTEALHELEELMKALGAGDEVAAQKQLIAEVMGLAVAKEVGDE; encoded by the coding sequence ATGACCAACTCCGATATCGTCCAGAAGCTCTGGAACCTTTGCGACGTACTGCGCGACGACGGCATCAACTACAGCGACTACGTCACCGAACTGGTACTCCTGCTGTTCATCAAGATGGAATTCGAACAGGTCCAGAACAACGACAAATTTACCCATAAACTGCCCGACGGCGCGCGCTGGCCCGACCTGGCAAGCAAGTCTGGGCTCAACCTGCTCGATCATTACCGGCAGATGCTATTGGACCTCGGTAAAAACAGCGACCCGCTGATCGCTGCGATTTACGCCGACGCCCAGACTCGCTTGAAAGAGCCTCGCCACTTGGAGCAGTTGATCAAAAGCCTGGATGGGATCGATTGGTTCAGCGCCCGCCGCGATGGGCTTGGTGATCTTTATGAAGGGCTGCTGGAGAAGAACGCCAGCGAAACCAAATCCGGCGCCGGCCAGTACTTCACCCCGCGCCCATTGATCGACAGCATCATTCGCTGCATCAAACCGCAGCCCGGGGAAACCATCCAGGACCCTGCCGCCGGTACCGCAGGTTTCTTGATCGCGGCAGATGCCTATATCAAAGGCAACACCGATGATCATTACGAGCTCAATGATAAAGACCGCAGCTTTCAGCGTAACCGCGCCTTCATCGGCATCGAACTGGTGCCCGGCACCCGCCGTTTGGCCTTGATGAACACTCTACTGCACGGCATGGAAGGTGATGAAGAGGGCGTGGTGCATCTCGGTAATGCCCTCGGCCAAACCGGGGCCAATCTGCCAAAAGTTGATGTGATCCTCTCGAATCCGCCATTCGGTACAGCCAAGGGCGGCGGCGGTCCAACTCGCGATGACCTGACCTACAAAACCAGCAACAAACAACTGGCCTTTCTTCAGCACATTTATCGCGGTCTGAAACCCGGTGGCCGTGCCGCTGTGGTATTGCCGGACAACGTATTGTTCGAAGCCGGCGTTGGTACCGATGTACGCCGCGACCTGATGGACAAATGCAACCTGCACACCATCCTGCGGCTGCCCACCGGTATTTTTTACGCTCAGGGCGTGAAGACCAATGTGCTGTTTTTCCAGAAGGGTACTTCCGACAATCCACGTCAGGATCAAGGCTGCACACAGCGCACGTGGATTTATGACTTGCGTAGCAATATGCCTAGCTTTGGCAAACGCACGCCTTTTGGGACGCAGTATCTCAAGCCTTTTGAAGGTGCTTATGGCGAGGATGCCAACGGTAATAGCCCTCGCGCTGAGAATGTCGAAGGTGTTGGCGAAAGTAGCCGCTTTCGTGTGTTTACTCGCGACTACATCCGCAATGAACGTGGTGACTCGCTGGATATCAGTTGGCTTAAGGATGCTGACAGTGTAGACGCAGCTGATCTGCCAGCCCCGGAAATCCTGGCCGGCGAGGCTATGGCTGAACTGACAGAGGCGCTGCATGAGCTGGAAGAACTAATGAAAGCTCTGGGGGCGGGAGATGAGGTGGCAGCGCAGAAGCAGTTGATAGCCGAAGTAATGGGCTTAGCGGTAGCCAAGGAGGTTGGAGATGAGTGA
- a CDS encoding restriction endonuclease subunit S, whose translation MSDLPEGWALGSLNDLIATGGLFSDGDWIESKDQDPQGENRLLQLADIGDGVFINKSSRFVNNDKFHLLNCTELEEGDLLIARMPDPLGRACLMPNLNQRCLTVVDVALFRSGSPDISHKCLMHFINSPIVRKSIELESSGTTRKRIARGKLSEIKLPIPPVSEQRRIAQKLEELLAKVNVLTLRVNAIPALLKRFRQSVLAAAVAGRLTEEWRAENLTCSLRAQISSLITDKNTSSYGNSIPVTWALKNAGDICEFITKGTTPSKEKMSAGLGEVPFIKVYNLTFTGALDFSIDPTFVDVNTHSIDLKRSIVKPGDVLMNIVGPPLGKVSIVPATYPEWNINQAIARFSANDGISSKYLALCLRTESVLAHAISRAKATAGQFNLTLEICRELPIPVPPVAEQTEIVRRVDQLFAFADQLEAKVISAQSRINHLTQSILAKAFRGELVPQDPNDEPASVLLERIKAQRAAAPKAKRGRKASA comes from the coding sequence ATGAGTGACTTACCAGAGGGCTGGGCACTGGGCTCACTCAATGACCTAATTGCAACAGGAGGCCTATTTTCTGACGGGGACTGGATCGAAAGCAAAGATCAAGACCCTCAAGGCGAAAACCGACTTTTGCAACTTGCAGACATCGGCGATGGTGTTTTTATCAACAAGTCATCTCGCTTCGTCAACAATGATAAATTCCATCTACTAAACTGTACTGAGCTAGAGGAAGGAGACTTATTAATTGCACGCATGCCTGACCCGCTCGGTCGTGCATGCTTGATGCCCAACCTGAATCAACGCTGTCTAACCGTCGTTGATGTAGCTTTATTTCGCTCGGGCTCCCCTGATATATCTCACAAATGCCTGATGCACTTTATTAATTCTCCTATAGTTCGAAAATCTATTGAATTGGAGTCCTCCGGAACAACACGCAAAAGGATTGCGAGGGGGAAATTGTCGGAGATAAAACTACCTATTCCGCCAGTTTCCGAACAAAGGCGAATTGCCCAAAAACTCGAAGAACTGTTGGCCAAGGTAAATGTTCTCACTCTTCGAGTTAACGCCATCCCCGCGCTACTCAAACGCTTCCGCCAATCCGTCCTTGCTGCAGCAGTTGCCGGAAGACTAACTGAAGAGTGGCGTGCGGAAAACTTAACTTGCTCATTACGCGCACAAATTTCCAGTTTGATAACCGACAAAAATACGTCTTCGTACGGCAACTCTATCCCTGTGACCTGGGCTTTAAAGAATGCAGGTGACATTTGCGAATTCATCACTAAAGGAACAACCCCGTCAAAAGAAAAAATGAGTGCAGGGCTAGGTGAGGTACCATTTATTAAGGTTTACAACCTGACATTTACAGGTGCATTAGACTTCTCCATCGACCCGACATTTGTTGATGTAAATACGCACTCGATTGACCTAAAAAGATCAATCGTTAAACCCGGTGACGTTCTGATGAATATTGTTGGGCCACCCCTGGGCAAGGTTTCTATTGTCCCTGCCACTTATCCTGAATGGAATATAAATCAAGCTATCGCCCGATTTAGTGCAAACGACGGAATTTCCTCAAAATACCTTGCTCTTTGCCTTCGGACTGAAAGTGTCCTCGCTCATGCTATCTCACGCGCAAAAGCTACAGCTGGTCAATTCAACCTGACACTTGAGATTTGTAGAGAGCTGCCAATTCCAGTCCCTCCAGTGGCTGAACAGACCGAAATCGTCCGCCGCGTCGATCAACTCTTCGCTTTCGCCGACCAATTGGAAGCCAAAGTCATTTCGGCCCAAAGCCGTATCAACCACCTGACCCAAAGCATCCTGGCCAAAGCATTTCGTGGCGAACTAGTACCGCAAGACCCCAACGATGAGCCCGCCAGCGTGTTGCTAGAGCGCATCAAGGCCCAACGTGCTGCCGCTCCCAAGGCCAAGCGCGGGCGCAAGGCATCAGCTTGA